The window CGCAGGTAGCACCGTCACTTTACAGCCACGAGAAACTAGCATACGTAAAATATTGCGTTTAACACCGTAGTCGTAAGCTACTACGTGGAATTTTGGAGTAGCCGCATAAGTAAAACCTTTACCTAGCTTCCATTCGCCTTCGGTAAACTCATAAGGCTTATCGCAACTCACCACTTTAGCTAAATCCATACCAGACAAGCCCGGGAAACCTGAAATCGCAGCTTGCGCCAATGCAATCGCTTTTGCTTCATCTGCCTCGCCAGCTATTACTGCACCCGTTTGCGCACCTTTTTCGCGCAATATTCTAGTCAACTTGCGAGTATCAATATCGGCAATCGCCACGACATTGTTAGCACTTAAATACTCTGAAAGTGACTGCGTATTTCTAAAGTTACTATACGTGAGTGGCAAGTCGCGAATAATCAAACCGCTTGCATATACTTGACCAGACTCTACGTCTTCAAGATTCACACCATAATTACCGATATGCGGATAAGTAAGTGTTACGATTTGTTTGGTGTAAGATGGATCTGTGAGAATCTCTTGGTAGCCAGTCATTGAGGTGTTGAATACAACTTCACCTACTGTTTGGCCAGAAGCACCGATTGATGTTCCACGAAACACAGTTCCATCTGCAAGTACTAGTATGGCGGGCAGGTTTTGTGACACGGTAACTCCTTGGATTAAAACATTAATTAATTTTTTAGTGCTAAGTTCATCATAGTATTCATTATGAACAAATGGCAGATACGCAAAACGGGAGGAGCTTTATACTCTTCCCGTTTCAGAATTAACGAATTATACCGACAAGCGGCCTGCTTTTCAACTTTTGATTGTAACTTGATTGTAAAAAGCCGCTTAGAATTTTAAAGTAGAAGTAAATAAAATACGTTAAAGGTTAGCTATGAACAAATCGATTTCCCAACTTATCACTGAAAACCACATCCACGAAATTGAGTGCGTGATACCCGATATGACAGGCATAGCACGCGGCAAAATCCTGCCTAAAGATTTATTTTTAAGTGCTGGCGAAATGCGTTTACCTAAAAGCGTGTTGTTGAATACTGTGAATGGTCAGCAACCTGATAACGGGCCTTATGTGGGCGATACCGACCCCGATATGATCTGCAAGCCAGACATTTCAACCTTTAGAGTTGTGCCTTGGGCTGCAGAGCCTGTGGCCGTGATTATTCACGACTGTTTGGAATGGGATGGCACACCAGTAGCACTTTCGCCGCGCGCCGTGCTACGCCGTGTGATTGATCTTTATACTAAGCGTGGCTGGCGTCCAGTGGTGGCGCCGGAAATGGAGTTTTTTCTTGTAGCTCGCCAACAAAACCCTCATGAACCTCTACAACCGCCTATTGGTCGCACAGGCAAGCCGGAAGCTGGCAGACAGAGTTATTCAATTGATGCGGTAAATGATTTTGACCCATTTTTCATGGAGCTTTCTAAATTCTGCGACGTGCACAGATTAGGCGTCGAGACTTTGATTCACGAAGCTGGTGCAGGGCAAATGGAGATCAATTTCACCCATGGTGACCCGTTAGAATTAGCTGATCGCGTGTTTTTATTCAAACGCACAGTGCGCGAAACGGCTTTGCGTCACGGCATATTTGCCACATTTATGGCAAAACCAATGGAAGCCGAGCCAGGCAGCGCGATGCATATACACCAAAGCGTCATTGATGCTGACGGCAACAATATATTTAGCAAAGCCGATGGCAGCGCTAGCCCTGAGTTTTTCCACTATATCGCGGGTTTACAAAAATATGTTCCACAAGTGATGCCTATGTTTGCACCTTATGTAAACTCATATCGCAGACTAGCGCCATTCATGTCGGCCCCTACCAATGTGCGTTGGGGTTATGACAACCGTACTTGTGGTATACGTGTACCTAACTCTGACGCAAACTCAAGGCGCGTTGAAAACCGTGTACCAGGCGTAGATGTGAACCCCTATTTAGCGATTGCCGCCACACTAGCTTGTGGTTACCAAGGAATAGTTGAAGCGCTGCAGCCAACTGAAGCGCTAACAACTAGTGCATGGAACATGGCGGATGACCTGCCACATCATTTAGAAGATGCGATTGAATTGCTGCGTAACTGTGAGCCTATGCATGAGCTTTTTGGCACAAAATTTGTTGATGCGTTCTGCGCGGTTAAAGAGTTGGAATATGGCACTTACAACCGCGTGATTAGCTCGTGGGAGCGTGAGCATTTATTGTTACTGGTATAAATCTATAATGAGCATGACAGTTGGATTAGATTTCGCTCGACGTTAATATATCGTCGGCATAAACAACAAACATATTGCGGCCAAGGCGCTTAGCTGAGTACATCGCTTCATCAGCACACTTCAATAAATTTGCTGGGGTAGCGCCAGACTTTGAATAAATCGCCACGCCTAAGCTACCGCCAATTTCCAGCATTTTACCTTCAACTTCAAAAGGTTTAGTCAGGGCTTTAATGATTTTTTCTGCGGCTACCGTCGCTTGCTGCTCGTCGTCCACTTTTGGCAATAGAATCACAAACTCATCGCCACCTATCCTAGCAACTGTATCATCTGTGCGGAGTAATTCTTTCAAGCGCCCCGCCACACTCACCAATAATTGATCCCCTACCTCATGCCCATAATCATCATTAACGGCTTTAAAATAATCCAAATCCAAGAACATAATAGCTACCATATGCTTTGAACGCTTAGCAGCTTTAAATGCTTGCGCGGCTCGGTCATCTAGCAGCCTACGATTTGGTAGGCCTGTCAGTGCATCATAGTAGGCTAGCTCTGAAAGCACAGTAGTTGATTCAAACAGTTGCTTGAGCAAGTTCTCAACATACTCGTTTCTAAGAATCAGCCCAGTTAATATCAACAAAAAGAATAAAGTTAGCAAGGCCGGGAATAAGGTTTTACTCAGCAAGCGCTGATTCCATCCTTTTGCAGCTACATCGACGTTCAACATCACAAAATTTGGCGTTTTAACCGTAACACTCACAGGTACGCGCGCACTGATCCATGTTCCCCAGTGGTCTGTGACAGGACCCTCGACAATAGGTACTCTTATTTTCATCACGCGCTTTAGCTCGTCACTCGCTTCTGTAAATATTTCAGCCAACTTAGATATTTCAGAGGGTGGCTGTGGGCTGGCATCAAGTAAAAATCTAACCTGTTTTTTACTTTGAGTTTTATCTAAATACAGTAGATAGATAAAGTGACAATCCACATTCACTCTACATGCGCTGTTCAGCTTTGAATTTAGTTCAACTAAATCTTTTACCTTAATTAGATCTGGATCAGTATTTAAGGTCTTTGCAAAAGGCTGCCAGTCGATAGATTTCTCGATAGTTCTAGCGTAAGTGATTAAGTTATTACGCATCTCCTCGTCTTGCGCTTGCTTGGTATGTATGACAAACAACACACCTGCAGCCGAGGTAATCGTAAATAAAAGAATATAGAAAAATCTAGAGCTAGATAAAAAGGATTTTAATCCGCCGAACTTAATCATGAAAGTTTCGTTTCTGAATTCTGAATAGACTCTTGATTTGGAATCAAGATGTGTGGCTGGAGTTACTACAAAAGTAGTGTTTTAGGGTTCCAAGATTAGCTAAGCGTGACTATCTCAACCCTAAAACATCCTGCATATCAAAAAGTCCAGTTTGCTTGCCAATTAGAAATTTTGCAGCGCGTAAAGCGCCAGATGCAAATGTAGCGCGGCTACTGGCTTTGTGCGTCAACTCTACGCGTTCACCTAAGCCTGCGAATAGCACCGTGTGATCTCCCACCACATCGCCACCACGTACCGTAGCAAAACCAATGGTGCTAGGATCGCGCTCGCCCGTTACGCCTTCACGGCCATAAACGGCGCACTCTTCTAAGTTGCGACCCAGCGCGCTTGCTGCAGCTTCACCCAAACGCAAAGCTGTACCAGATGGAGCATCCACCTTGAAGCGATGATGCGCCTCAATAATTTCGATATCGAAACCTTCATTCAACACTTTAGCAGCAGACTGAACTAAGTTAATCAATAAAGACACGCCAACACTAGTGTTTGGCGCAAAAACAATGGCTATATTTTTAGAAGCCGCCTCAATCAGCAACTTTTGTTCTGCTGAAAACCCTGTCGTGCCGATAATCATTTTGACATTGTGTTTTTGGCAGGCAGCTAAATACATCAAGCTAGCTTCTGGACGGGTAAAATCGACCAAAATATCCGCATTTATCAAGGCTTCATCTATACTATCGGTGACTTTAACGCCTGTAATCTTACCTTGTTGTTCGCCCGCATCGCGGCCAAGTTGAGGATTGCCTGAACGATCAAGAGCCCCATGCAACACTAAGTCCGTATCAGCAAAAACGCATTCAAGAAGAGCGTGACCCATGCGACCAGAACAGCCTGCGATGACTACTTTTAAGGGATTTGCCATGATTCTAACTACCTAATAAATCTATAATATTTAAAAAAACAAATGTTCTCGTCATTACCTAACACCGCTTTGCGAGTTAGTCTGCCCTGAAAAATTAGAAACCAATTTTTTCTAGCATTCTGTCAAAAAAACTTGGCTCACCTTCTGGAGGTAAATCTTTTGGCTTAGGTACAGATTTATTACCTGCACGTGGCGCCGCTGGCGCAGGAGCGGCTTCTAGTTCAGCATCTTCAGTCAATTTCATACCTCTATCAAACTTCATACCTGCAGCTGATTCATATGACTTAACTGGCTCAGTTACAGTTTTAACTGGCTCAGCTTTAGTTTGCGTAACAACAGCTTTTTTTTCGGGTACAGCTTTCATTTCAACCACTGGGCTAGATTGCACAGGTACAACCTCTTTTACAGGCTCAACAACTGGCGGCACTTCAGCTACAGCAGCAGGCGCTTCCACAGGTGTAGATGCTGCAGTAGGTACATTCATTGGCAATGCCTCCAGCGGCACAGCCATCATCGACTGCGGCTCATCTGATTTCGGCTCTTCTATAGGTGTTGCAGATTTTCTAGCTAGCTCATCTTTAGCCTGCTCTGCTGCACTTTTGGCAGCCTCTTCAGCTTCGGCCTTTGCTTTAGCAGCCGCGGCTTCTTTAGCTAGTGTTGCTTCGTCTTTTTGCCAAAACTTCAACTTATTGAGCACGCCTTTTTCTTCAGGTTTTTCAGTTGGGTTTATGACGCGCGTACCACTATTTGTAGATCCTTCATCGGTTTTTGGTTCACTTCCTTTTGGAATCACATCACCACGCACCGCTTTTAACGAGTCACCTTCAAAATCTAAAATCACGCGACGCTGCTCGGTAATTTTGCCTTTTTCGCGCATTTGGTAAACATAATCCCAGCGATTACCGTGAAAGCTATCTTGAATTAAGGGCGTACCCATAATAAAACGCACTTGCGATTTGGTCATACCAGGTCGCAATTGCAACAACATTTTAGAAGTCACTACATTGCCTTGTTGCACATCCAGCTTGTAAGGTTTTATTGTTGGCAATGCCGTGCCGCATGACGCGCAGAGAACTGCTAATAAAATAACTGTGTACCGCAAAGTAGAAAAAATACGCATATTATGACTTTAGTTTGAATTAGCGTTAATATAACACGTAGATAGCGAACCAAAAAACACTGTCATTATTAAATGTGAGTAAACAACGATGCAAGATCAAAAAGACTTAAAAAACGCAGGCCTGAAGGCTACATTACCTAGACTAAAAGTATTAAGCCTGTTTGAAAATAGTAAAGAACGCCATTTGTCGGCCGAAGATATTTATAAAGTGATGCTCAACTCAGGTGAAGATGTTGGCTTAGCGACGGTTTATCGAGTACTTACTCAATTTGAGCAAGCTGGCTTGCTTGTACGCCACCATTTTGAAAGCGGCAAAGCCGTTTTTGAGCTGAATCAGGGCGGACATCACGACCATATCGTATGTATGAAATGTGGTCGTGTAGAAGAGTTCTATGATGCAGAAATCGAAAAAAGGCAAGAAGCTGCTGCCGCGAAATTTGGTTTTAAAATGCAAGATCACTCACTCACCATTTACGGCATTTGCGAAAAACAGCCTTGCGATAAATAATATTTAACGCGCCAACATCTCTTTTGCATGTTGGCGTGTGGTTTCAGTAATCTCAATACCACCCAACATCCGTGCAATTTCCTCTACGCGCGCTTCATCATCTAACACGGCAATTGTACTGAGCGTTTGCGCATTCACCAACGACTTGCTCACGCGTAGATGATGCGTACCTAATGCTGCGACCTGCGGCAAATGGGTAATCACAAGCACTTGGCGTTCAGTTAAGTTTTTACTGTCTTGCTGCTCACCTAATTGCTTCAAAAGCTGCCCCACAACCTCAGCGACACCGCCACCGATACCAACATCTACCTCGTCGAATATCATGGTTGGAATACTTTCTTTTTGCGCGGTAACGACACGAATGGCTAAACTAATACGCGAAAGTTCTCCTCCAGAGGCTACTTTAGCAAGCGGTCTGGCAACCACTCCTGCGTGACCTGCAACCAAAAACTCAACCTGCTCAAGTCCATTGATTGTTGGCGCTTGCTCTGTAAGCGCCACTTCAAACTTACCGCCGCTTAAAGACAAGCGCTGCATTTCTGTGCTGATTTGTGCACCTAGTTTTGCTGCCGCAGCTTTTCGACCATCACTCAGTTGTTTCGCTAACTGCATGTAAGTAGCCAAAGCTTGAGTTTCCTGCTTGGCAAGCTCGCCATCATTTGCAAACAGTTCTAATTCCGCCATGCGCGCTTGTGAGTTAAGAAGCAACTCTGCTAACTCTTCTGGTTTAACGCGGTTTTTGCGAGCAGTGTTATGTATGTTTTGGATTCTGGAATCCAACTTCGCAAGCCCTGCTGGATCTAGTTCGGCACGTTGAAGATAGCGATTTAAAAAGCGCGAGGTTTCTTCAAGTTGAATAATGGCTGAATCAAGCGTTTCAGCGGCCTCAGCCATTGCAGTGTCATATTCACACAGGCTTTGCAACTTATGTTGAACCTGAGACAGCAAGCGCATGGCGGATAATTCACCCTCACTTAACAACTCACGGCACTCCTCACCACCGGTAATCAAGCCAGCGCCATTTGATAAACGCAAATGCTCTTGCTGCAATTCTTCCCATTCGACAGGGCTTAATGAAACTTGCGCTAACTCACGCGTGTTGTCGCGTAAATCTGCTAGTTCGTCAGCATATGCGCTAGCATTTTTTTCAACTTCTAAACGTTGCTGATTAAGTGCATGCCATACTTTATATTGCGCCGAGACTTGTAATGCCAAGCCGGACAAGCCGCCGAAGTTATCTAACACATTGCGCTGCGTGGCAAGTTTTAGTAGAGAGTGATGCGCATTCTGGCTGTAGATATCCACCAGCAATTCACCTAACTCTTTGAGTTGAGCAACCGTCACTGTTGCGCCATTGATAAAAGCACGCGAACGACCATCAGCGTACATCACTCGGCGTAAAATCAGTTCGTTTGCTTCATTTTCCATTTCCGCATCGACTAACCATTGCTTCGCTTCTAGGTTATTCGTAATAGCAAAAATGGCGCTAATTTCAGCTTTATCACATCCCGCGCGGGTGACGCCACCTTCTGCGCGCGCGCCTAATGCTAACGATAAGGCATCAATTAAAATAGACTTACCAGCACCAGTTTCACCGGTCAGCACGGTAAAACCAGTTTCGAAGTCTAAATCAAGTTGATTGACGATAACAAAATCACGAACAGAGAGGCTTTGTAGCATAACTAAATTTAGCCCCAGTTCAGTTTGTTGCGCAGCATATCAAAATAACAATAATCGCTTGGATGCAATAAAGAAACCGTCTGCTCTGCACGATTGACAGTAATTTTATCGCCGACTTCTAACGTCACCTGAAATTGACCATCAAAGCTCAGGTGCGCCTCGTCAAACTGCATCAAGGTAATTTCAATTAAGCTATCACTATGTACGGCAATTGGTCGATTACTCAGCGTATGCGGACAAATTGGCACTAATGAAATCGCTTGTAAATTAGGATGTAGGATCTGACCGCCCGCTGAGAGCGCATAAGCGGTAGTGCCCGTAGGCGTGCTTATAATCAAGCCATCGGCACGTTGTTTATGCACGAATTTGTGGTCGATAGTCACTTCCAACTCAATCAATCGCAAAGCACTTTTAATCACCACGTCATTCAATGCAAAATTGTCATGGACTAATTTTCCATCACGCATCACCTGTGCTGTTAGCATCACGCGTGGCTCTTCAATAAAATCACCGGATAAAATTTTATCTAATTGCTCAAGCATGTCCTCGGCACGTAAATCGGTTAAAAAACCAAATCGTCCGCGGTTAATGCCGACTAGTGGCACATTATGATCTATCAGGCTGCGCGCCACGCTGAGCATGGTGCCATCACCGCCCATCACTATCACCAAGTCAACTTTACTACCTATTTTTTCTAATGATTCCGTTTTAAAGCCGGTCAGGTCAACATATTGAGCTGTGTTATTTTCTATCCATATATCGAGATCTTTTACAGCTAAATGATGCACCAAATCTGTCAAATCACTCTGCATCAATTGTAGAGCCGATTGGTTCATGTATTTGCCAATGATGGCGATAGACTTAAATGTTTGATTCATGGCGAAATTAAATCACAGATGCCTTTTTGCGCCAAGTGAAAGCTAAAGATATAGTTAAAGCTAAAGATTATGGTAAAAGCGTATTATGTGAACAAATTAGCTAGTTATCAGTATGACGAATGCCATAAATCGGGCAAAATATATAGCCATGGACAAACGCGCGCAGATATTATTAAAAACCTTGGTTGAACATTACATTAGTGATGGTCAACCTATCGGTTCGCGCACGCTATTGCAGCATTCTGGCTTAGATGTGAGTGCGGCAACTATACGCAATGTAATGAGTGACTTGGAGCAACTTGGCTTTATCGCCAGTCCGCACACTTCGGCAGGCCGCATTCCGACACAAAAAGGTTATCGCCTATTTGTCGATTCACTGCTGACAGTGCAACCGCTAGAAACGCAAGCAATACAGCAACTCAAAAGCGGTTTGTCTTCACCCAACCCCACCGAATTGATTGCCAGCGCGGCAGATATGCTTTCACAGCTAACGCAATTTGCAGGTTTGGTGATGATTCCTAAGCGCAAGCGTGTGGCTTTTAAGCATTTGGAATTTTTACCTTTATCTGAAACTCGAATTTTAGTCATCATCGTTACTAGCGATGGCAATGTGCAAAATCGCATACTGATGGCAGAAAAGAAATATTCGCAAAGTGAGCTGACGCAAGCCAGCAATTACTTTAATGCAAATTTTTCAGGTCAAACCTTTGAAGAGGTGCAACAAAAACTGCATATTGAGCTCCAACAAATGCAATCGGATATGAATCGCCTGATGGCAGCCGCGCTGGAAGCTAGTAGCAAAGCTGTGGATAGCAATAAAGATGGCGTTGTGATTGCCGGAGAGCGTAATTTGCTTCAAGTTGATGAACTCTCCACCAACGTAAGCAGCTTGCGTAAGTTATTTGAAATATTTGAGCGCCGCACTTCGCTGATGCAATTGCTTGATAATAGCCAACGTGCTGAAGGCATACAAATATTCATCGGCGGCGAAAGTGGGTACTTACCTTTAGACGAATGCAGCATGATTACCGCCCCGTATGAAGCTGATGGTCAGGTAGTCGGCACGCTAGGCGTCATTGGTCCAACACGTATGGCTTATGAACGCGTGATACCGATTGTGGATGTCACTGCGAAACTATTATCAAATGCATTATCGAATAATTAAATAGAAAAAATACTTAGAAACCATACATGGCTTACTACAACCCAGAACCAAAGTACGAACACGGCGACCAACTTAAAGTTGGTATTTTATTGGCTAATTTAGGTACGCCAGATGCGCCAACAGCCCAAGCTTTACGTCCCTATTTGCGTCAATTTTTAAGCGATACTCGCGTAGTAGAAATCCCTCGCGCCCTTTGGTGGTTTATTTTAAATTGTATTATCTTAGCTATTCGACCAAAAAAATCGGCAGAAAAATACGCGCAAATATGGCTGAAAGAAGGTTCGCCTTTATTGGTTCACGCGCAGAAACAAGCTACTTTATTACGTGGATTCTTAGGTCAGAAAATCAAGTCACCCTTTGCTGTTGAGTTGGGGATGAGCTATGGCAACCCAAGCATGCAATCTGCCATTGATAAGTTAAAAGCTCAGCACTGCGACCGTGTTTTAGTGTTTCCGCTGTATCCGCAATATGCGGCTAGCAGCACAGCATCAGCCATGGACGCCGTGTTTCGCGTATTGCTCAAAACACGCAACCAGCCAGCCATTCGTAGCATACGGAATTACAATGACCACCCTGCTTATATTGCCGCGTTGGCCTCTAGCGTGCGCGAACATTGGAGAATCAACGGTAAGCCAAGTAAGTTAGTGATGAGCTTTCACGGCGTGCCAAAAGTACATTTAACCAGTGGCGACCCCTATCATTGCCAATGCCACAAAACTGGTCGTCTATTGGCTGAAGCTTTAGAGCTAAGCAAAGACGAATATTTAATCGCGTTTCAATCGCGCTTTGGTAAGCAAGAATGGTTAAAGCCTTACCTTGCTAGCACTCTCGAGGATTTAGGCAAAGCTAAAACCAAACGTATTGATGTTATCTGCCCAGGTTTTAGTAGTGACTGCCTAGAAACCTTAGAGGAAATTGCCATGGAAGGTAAACACATCTTCCAAAGTAATGGCGGTGGTGAGTACCACTACATACCAGCATTAAATGAAAATGAAGCTTGGATACACGCCATGACAGCAATTGCGCTAGAAAATCTGCAAGGTTGGGTTTCAATTGAGTGGGATTACGATTTAGTTAATAAAGGCAATGAAATGACTAAATTACGTGCTCAAGCTTTGGGTGCTAAGCAATAAGCGCTATACTTTTGCTTTAAGCAGACTTCACACACTTTATGATAGTAATTACTGGCGGCGCAGGGATGATAGGCTCTATCATCGCTTGGCATCTGAATACAAAACTTCAACGTGACGACATGGTGATTGTTGACCTCATCACGCATGAAAACCAATGGCAGAATTTGGTTAAACGGCAATATGTGCAATATTTGGATAAAGACCAACTGATGCCATGGTTGGAAGGCCGTCAGGATATTGAAGCAATCATCCACATGGGTGCTATCAGCGCAACAACCGAGCGCGACTTTAACAAGCTCGTTGAAGCCAATATTCATTACTCACAAAACCTGTGGACGTGGTGCGCCAACAATAACGCTGCTTTCTTCTACGCAAGTTCAGCCGCCACTTATGGCGATGGCGAGCATGGTTATGATGACGTTTCCATTGAAAATCTTCGCCCACTGAATGGCTATGGTTACTCAAAACATTTTTTCGACCAATGGGCTTTGCAACAGGTAAACAAGGGATTGGCAGTGCCATCAGCATGGGCAGGCTTCAAATTCTTTAATGTTTACGGCCCAAACGAATATCATAAAGAACGTATGGCAAGCGTGGCATTTCACAGTTTTAACCAATTTAAAGAAACTGGCACCGTCAAGCTTTTCAAAAGCCATAAAGAAGGTTATTCAGATGGCATGCAATTACGCGATTTTGTGTATGTGAAAGATGCAGCAGCAGCCGTTGTGCACTTTCTAACCGCAGCCTTAAGTGGCAAAGCCTGCACTAATGGCATCTATAACATTGGTACTGGCAAAGCGCGCGCATTTAAAGATTTAGCCACTAGCGTGATGTCCAGCATGGGTAAATCGCCCAACATTACCTACATTGATATGCCTGAAGATCTACAAGGTAAATACCAATACTTTACCGAAGCTACCGCAGCTAAACTACGCGCAGCAGGTTATACGCAGCCGTTCTGCAGCTTAGAAGAAGGTGTACAAGATTACGTACAAAACTATTTAATGCATGATGATGCTTATTGCTAAGTTAAAGTAAATGACCTATATGAATTCGCAATTAATCGACACTGTACGTCAATTCACAGGCAGCAAAAAATCCATATTAGTCATCGGCGATGTGATGTTAGATCGTTACCTAATAGGCAATGTGAATCGCATTTCACCTGAGGCGCCTGTACCTGTCGTGCTGCTTAAACAATCAGAAGATAGAGCTGGCGGCGCAGCCAACGTAGCCGCAAACTTATCTGGCTTAGGGCTAAACACCGAAATCATCGGCTGTATCGGTGACGATGTGACAGGCAAAATTCTAACGCAAATAATTGCGGACTCTGGCATAGGAGTCGCGAACATTATGACTTCTAAGTTACGTCCAACCGTCTCGAAAACTAGAGTGATGAGCGGCAATCAACAAATTGTGCGTATTGATGATGAAAGCGCTGCAGCTTTTACTGTTGAAGAAAACCAGCAGCTACTCAGCAATGTAACTCAAGCCCTAAACAATAAACCTGCCATGGTCATTTTGTCTGATTATGCTAAAGGCGTGTTAAGTGACAACACCTGTAAAGCCATCATTGAGTATTGCAAACAGCTGAACATACCTGTCATTGCCGACCCTAAAGGCCGTGATTACGGCAAATATAAGGGCGCCAGCACGCTCACCCCCAACAAAAAAGAAACTGCCGAGGCCTGTGGCGTCGACATCAATGAAACAGAAGCATTACTGCATGCCGCCGAACAGTTGAAAAATCAGCTGAACTTAGACTTTCTTGCCGTCACTCGTGGCGAAGAAGGTATTTCGCTTATTGACGATAAACAGATACAACATATTCCAGCTACTGCAAAAAAAGTATTCGATGTTTCAGGTGCTGGTGACACGGTAATTGCCACACTGGCTGCAGGTTTAGCGCATGGCTTAAATCCACACGATGCCTTACAACTTGCGAATATTGCCGCAGGTATTGTAGTCGGCAAAGTCGGCACTGTGCCCGTTTCAAAAGCCGAACTACTAAAAGCATTAGTGAGCGAAGACGGTCAATCGCAAGCTGATAAAATTTGTGATAATGCTCAACTGGCTGAACTAGTAAGTCGCTGGAAAGCTAATCAACAAAAAATAGTCTTTACCAATGGTTGTTTTGATTTACTACATGCAGGACATGTGACCTATTTAGAAGCGGCCAAGAAAACTGGTGATAAATTAATTCTAGGGTTAAATACCGATCGCTCTGTAAGCGCCCTGAAAGGCCCAACACGCCCAGTAGTACATGAAGGCGATAGAGCTCGTGTATTAGCCGCATTGGCCTCGGTAGACGCGGTTATTTTATTTGACGAAGACACGCCATTACAACTAATAGACGCCATACGTCCAGATGTCATTGTGAAAGGTGATGATTACACAGAAGACCAAGTAGTAGGCGGCACTGAGGTTAAATCGTGGGGCGGTAGTGTCAAATTGATTCCATTGGTGCAAGGCCGCAGCACTAGCAACATCATCAAAAAACTAGGTGCGTAGTGGCGAAGTTGCAATCAACTCAATCCAAAATATTGGTACTTGGCCCATCATGGGTCGGCGATATGGTGCTTGCGCAAAGCCTGTTCAAAACGCTTAAATTAAAAGACCCTAACTGCATTATTGACGTTGCCGCACCAGCATGGACATTACCTCTCATAGAGCGCATGCCAGAGGTGAATAAAGGCATCGCCCTGCCCTTCAAACACGGTGAGTTTGCGCTGTTTGAACGTATTAAATTTGGTAAAAGTCTGCGCAATGAAGCCTATACCCAAGCAATCATTCTGACCAACTCCCTTAAATCTGCCATCTTGCCCTTTGCCGCAAATATTCCGCAACGCACCAGCTTTTTAGGTGAGTTGCGTTACG is drawn from Methylotenera versatilis 301 and contains these coding sequences:
- the dapB gene encoding 4-hydroxy-tetrahydrodipicolinate reductase, whose protein sequence is MANPLKVVIAGCSGRMGHALLECVFADTDLVLHGALDRSGNPQLGRDAGEQQGKITGVKVTDSIDEALINADILVDFTRPEASLMYLAACQKHNVKMIIGTTGFSAEQKLLIEAASKNIAIVFAPNTSVGVSLLINLVQSAAKVLNEGFDIEIIEAHHRFKVDAPSGTALRLGEAAASALGRNLEECAVYGREGVTGERDPSTIGFATVRGGDVVGDHTVLFAGLGERVELTHKASSRATFASGALRAAKFLIGKQTGLFDMQDVLGLR
- the carA gene encoding glutamine-hydrolyzing carbamoyl-phosphate synthase small subunit, yielding MSQNLPAILVLADGTVFRGTSIGASGQTVGEVVFNTSMTGYQEILTDPSYTKQIVTLTYPHIGNYGVNLEDVESGQVYASGLIIRDLPLTYSNFRNTQSLSEYLSANNVVAIADIDTRKLTRILREKGAQTGAVIAGEADEAKAIALAQAAISGFPGLSGMDLAKVVSCDKPYEFTEGEWKLGKGFTYAATPKFHVVAYDYGVKRNILRMLVSRGCKVTVLPAQTSAAEALAYKPDGVFLSNGPGDPAPCDYAISAIKTIVDTGVPTFGICLGHQLLALASNAKTHKMKFGHHGANHPVQDVESKRVYITSQNHGFAVDATNLPANIKTTHVSLFDGSLQGIARTDKPAFSFQGHPEASPGPTEMSYLFDKFVQSMEAQKQGARK
- a CDS encoding glutamine synthetase family protein produces the protein MNKSISQLITENHIHEIECVIPDMTGIARGKILPKDLFLSAGEMRLPKSVLLNTVNGQQPDNGPYVGDTDPDMICKPDISTFRVVPWAAEPVAVIIHDCLEWDGTPVALSPRAVLRRVIDLYTKRGWRPVVAPEMEFFLVARQQNPHEPLQPPIGRTGKPEAGRQSYSIDAVNDFDPFFMELSKFCDVHRLGVETLIHEAGAGQMEINFTHGDPLELADRVFLFKRTVRETALRHGIFATFMAKPMEAEPGSAMHIHQSVIDADGNNIFSKADGSASPEFFHYIAGLQKYVPQVMPMFAPYVNSYRRLAPFMSAPTNVRWGYDNRTCGIRVPNSDANSRRVENRVPGVDVNPYLAIAATLACGYQGIVEALQPTEALTTSAWNMADDLPHHLEDAIELLRNCEPMHELFGTKFVDAFCAVKELEYGTYNRVISSWEREHLLLLV
- a CDS encoding GGDEF domain-containing protein, which encodes MIKFGGLKSFLSSSRFFYILLFTITSAAGVLFVIHTKQAQDEEMRNNLITYARTIEKSIDWQPFAKTLNTDPDLIKVKDLVELNSKLNSACRVNVDCHFIYLLYLDKTQSKKQVRFLLDASPQPPSEISKLAEIFTEASDELKRVMKIRVPIVEGPVTDHWGTWISARVPVSVTVKTPNFVMLNVDVAAKGWNQRLLSKTLFPALLTLFFLLILTGLILRNEYVENLLKQLFESTTVLSELAYYDALTGLPNRRLLDDRAAQAFKAAKRSKHMVAIMFLDLDYFKAVNDDYGHEVGDQLLVSVAGRLKELLRTDDTVARIGGDEFVILLPKVDDEQQATVAAEKIIKALTKPFEVEGKMLEIGGSLGVAIYSKSGATPANLLKCADEAMYSAKRLGRNMFVVYADDILTSSEI
- a CDS encoding outer membrane protein assembly factor BamE, yielding MRIFSTLRYTVILLAVLCASCGTALPTIKPYKLDVQQGNVVTSKMLLQLRPGMTKSQVRFIMGTPLIQDSFHGNRWDYVYQMREKGKITEQRRVILDFEGDSLKAVRGDVIPKGSEPKTDEGSTNSGTRVINPTEKPEEKGVLNKLKFWQKDEATLAKEAAAAKAKAEAEEAAKSAAEQAKDELARKSATPIEEPKSDEPQSMMAVPLEALPMNVPTAASTPVEAPAAVAEVPPVVEPVKEVVPVQSSPVVEMKAVPEKKAVVTQTKAEPVKTVTEPVKSYESAAGMKFDRGMKLTEDAELEAAPAPAAPRAGNKSVPKPKDLPPEGEPSFFDRMLEKIGF